tgtgtgtgtgtgtgtgtgtgtgtgtgtgtgtttgtgtgtgtgtatccaatatacaatggtatatatacacaatggaatattactcagccatcaaaaagagtgaaatcatgCTTttggcaatgatgtgaatgggactaagtgaaataagagaaaatcaaataccatatgatttcactcaggttggaatttaagaaacgaaacagaggaacataagggaagggaaggaaaaataaaataagaaatcttacagatgaagacaaaccataagagactcttaaatataggaaacaaattgagggttgctggaagggaggtgcatagagggaatggggtaactggctttggggaagtgttttcctGGTATAATCCCTTCCACACTtactttcgctctctctctctctctctctcccccctgtCTTCAGTGatgcctcccacccctccacagAACTCCTGACCATTTCTCCCTCAAGTCATGTCTTCGCATCTCCTACCCCCcatgatgtggcctcttctctgtcTTTAGCTGTGtagtttgttcttccagtcttcagatctatttcttgggtattcagacTAATTTGATATTTATCTGGCTGTGTTTGAAGGTCTAAGCAAGCTTGGGGTCCACCCACTACTACTCCATGTTAAATCCCCCATctgccatcttgtttctttttctgtccttttctttatctttctggtGGTGAGAACGCTTCAGATGTATCCTCCTGGCAAATTTCATGTACACAATTTTTCTGCCTTCTTGCATGCAGGGTTCATTCTCAGGCTTGCTTCTCTGGTGCTGAAAaatgggttgtttttgttttcaggctTTATACCCCATACCCTATAAACCAGGACCGGAGAGAGCATTCATTCCTCTACCATCTGCCCCAAGAATCAGGCTACAGGTCCACTCCAGTGGGTTTCTGCAGGTAAATAACTGGAATGGTCACAGGCAAAACTGTGTTTCTCCTCAGGAGCTCAGGGACATCAGAAAAGATCCAGAAGACTGTCAGTTCCCTTGGCCAGGTAACAAGACTTTTAATAGAAAAACATCAAACATCTTAACTACTACAAACATGTCAGGAAGTAAAAGATGAAAAACCTATAAATGTTGCATAAATGTAACACAGATTTTTATTGAAGACACATTTCCTGCAGGTGAGACACCTATCCAAggatacaaatattaaaaagacatgaaCTTTGTTCTCAAGAATCCCAAGAattagaagagaaaagggacttaACTGGGGGTGACAAGAGGTGGGAAATGAGACATAGGTTTTATGAAAGTTGAGGGAAAGGTAGTGGAAGTTCTCAACAGGCAGAGACGACTTCTACTTGTGAATCAGGGAGGAGGAAGTGACATCTCATGCTTGTTCACCCATGCAGGTGTTGGAACTTCATtccatttagagataaatttgaaatttagGTTCCAGatcacaaactgagggttttggaagggaaaggGGTAGGGAGTTgagtgaacctggtggtgggtactaaggagggcacgtattgcatggagcactgggtgtggtgcatacacaatgaatcttggaacactgaaaaaataaaattaaattttttaaaaggacaacaAAAAATGCTAAATTATACTTAGTTTATATTGTCAACTGATCATCaagcagaaatgaaagacaaagttGCACACAGACAGTTACAAGGACATCACCACTGAGCTGGGTTTAGGTAAGTACTGGAGCCTTGGCTGTGGGGATCTCACTCCAAGGGGTGACACTGCACTGTTTTCCTGggagaaacagaggagaaatCACTCTGTAGCCAGTGGGCATGAGGactgcagggaggaagggcactGGGAGCAGGAGGGCTGAGGGCAGACTGAAAGGTGGGGACACACATGGGAAAGAGCAGGAAGGTGGCTCCAGAGACTTACCAGCGCTTCCAGAGCCACAAAGCCAGACCTGCCAGAAGTACCAGGGATGCTGTCACTGCCAGGACGACCAAGCCCATGGAGTGGGGCTGCTCTGCGGGTTTGGTGCACAGAGGGTGTCCTGTCCCTGGTTGAACCACGCCTCCCCGAGGGTGTCCCGTCCCCGGTCCTCCTTGCTCCAGCCACCCTCAGCCTCAcccactgtccctccctcctctcttctccttttcctcctgagAGATGGGCCCTTTGCCAACCTGCTACATTCTCCTACATCTCAGGATCTCCTACATCTAAGGACACTCACCCTCAACTATTCCATTTCTTGGATTAGTGGATATTTGAGTCCTTTGTGGTCTGGAGTCCCTAGAATCCCAGTTTTCATCTGACTCGCCTGCTCTCCCCTAATATCCCCACACCCTTTTGCAGCCAGGTCCAGCTCTTTCTCACCCCAGTAGAGAACGATGTCCTGGCCTCCTAGACTGCTGTGTCTCACCCGGCAGTACAGACCAGCCACCTCCCTGGATTTCACATCCAAGGACACCTGAAGATACCACGTCCCATCAGCATGGGGCAGAACGTCGCCTCGCTGGGtgccctgctgctcctgctcaCCCCGCATCCACATCACCCACACAGGCTTTGGGTAGAACCCAGAGACGCGGCACACCAGCAGGAGATGGCCAGGACCGGGACTGGGGCCAGTGGACAGCCAGGCCTCTGGTCTCACTGCAGACACAGGACAGATAATCACAGACTGAGAGTGTAAAGCTTCATACCAGTTTAGACTGACACATCTTCCTACCTCTAGAAATCTGTCACCACCATCCCCTCTCCTCCACATCTCCACCTTATCCTGAATTTAAAGGAAACATTGCAAATATATGATTGCAGAATAAAGACTtatggggggagggaaaggactGACCTTGTCGCTGGAGATATGCTTTCCCTGCATCAAGAAGTCCCAAGAAGAAACGAGGGAGGATGTCGTTGATGTGaatgtgtataattttattaaCCACATGGTACTGATTGAATAGTTTGCAGATCTCTTGAGCCCTACTTCCTCCCTCTGGAGATGGCTGCCATGTCATGTTCTGGAATTTCACAAGATCCAATCCTTGATAAGCAATCCTCAGGTAGCACTCTAATGCTTTCCCAAAGTTCAGCTCACAGCCTTTGACTACCTGTACCTGAAAGGGATCTGGGAAGAAAAATTGTGAGTTACAAGACAGGGGGAGTgaaagatgaaatgagatgagTGGAAGCCAAggatgggagaagcagagggagattgGAGGGAATGAGTAGACTTTGGCTGGAGGGGAGGCTTAGACAAAGGGGAAGTAGTGGTCActgcagacagaggaagaggtgAATGATTGAGGAGGGAATAAATGTTGGAGGAAAGACATAAAGGTTGTGGGCAGAGAATAAGGAAGGGCTCAGTGGAAGAGCTGGTGTAAAATCACTCTAGGGTGAAGGGAGAGCATTGGGTACAGGGAACCCATGGAAAGATGTCGCTGCTGGAATTGAATGGGGAGAAAAGTACAGTTCAAGGAGTCATTCACAGAGTAAGGGAGCAGAGGGTACCTGGCTGGAGGCCAGGAAAGGGGTGATCATGTGAGACACTAGCGGGAAACAGGAGAGCACAGCCTGTGGCCACTGAGAGGAGTGGGAAGTAGCAGAGGATGTGAAGCATTTCAAGAATCGGGGTCTAACTTCTACCTCTGGCACAAGTTAGTGCAATTCAGTTTTATGATGGGGAGATGTGAGTTTTGGAAACCAGTGGAATTTCTTGCCTAGAGGAGGAAGGAACTCAAGGTTACCTACCCTTGCCACTTTCATCCCACCTGCCCATAGGAACTTGAACTCACATTCAAGCTGCCATTGGCTGACATGGTTATGAAATATTGGAGGAAACCCAGTGAAGAATATCCGCAAGGACCTTTCCTGTTCCTTGAGCTCCTTGTTGCTGAAGTTGCCCTTGGACCAAGGATACAGGAAAATGAAAGCCCCGGTTTTGCTGTTGCAGCCATGGGTCTGCAGTTCATCCAGCCAAGCTGAGCCTTGATTTTGTGTCCAGGAGTGGTTGTAAAAGGATGAAGTCAGGATCATTCGGATAGAGATTGGCAACCACAAGTCTGTGGATGAGAACAGATAGACTGAAAGAGGAGGGcattgggaaggagacagaatggagaagaaagtGTCAGGGTTGGGAACCAAAATCTAGAGGACAGAGAAGCCATAGCTCTCTCAGGAGACATGTGCTGCC
The window above is part of the Mustela nigripes isolate SB6536 chromosome 10, MUSNIG.SB6536, whole genome shotgun sequence genome. Proteins encoded here:
- the LOC132026259 gene encoding T-cell surface glycoprotein CD1a-like codes for the protein MLFLQLVLLVVLLPGGDSEDDLWLPISIRMILTSSFYNHSWTQNQGSAWLDELQTHGCNSKTGAFIFLYPWSKGNFSNKELKEQERSLRIFFTGFPPIFHNHVSQWQLEYPFQVQVVKGCELNFGKALECYLRIAYQGLDLVKFQNMTWQPSPEGGSRAQEICKLFNQYHVVNKIIHIHINDILPRFFLGLLDAGKAYLQRQVRPEAWLSTGPSPGPGHLLLVCRVSGFYPKPVWVMWMRGEQEQQGTQRGDVLPHADGTWYLQVSLDVKSREVAGLYCRVRHSSLGGQDIVLYWEQPHSMGLVVLAVTASLVLLAGLALWLWKRW